Genomic window (Bacillus pumilus):
TTGAATGTAAGCTTCTAAAGAAGGCCTTGTTAACAAGCAATGATTTACTGCTTCAAGATGACAAGCGACAATTTGTGCTTGTGGCTGAGCACGGTGAACGTCTAAAATATCTTTCTTCGTCATCGTAATTGGATCGCCTTCTAAAAATTGAGCAGCTCCGCTATTGACCACAATGACATCTGGCTTGAATGTATGGACAACCTCTCTCGGTTCATCACACCAAATGGTATCACCTGCAATGTAAAGGGTAGGCTCATCAGGGTGGGAGAAAACAAAACCGCTGACTTGCCCCATCTGCTTCGCAATGTCTCCTGTCCCATGTTGTCCGCCTGTACGCTGAATATGAACACCGCGAATGTCTATTTCATCTTCAATACATGTGACATGCTGGAAGCCAGCTTCTTCAACTTCTTTTCGGTCCTTCTCCGATTGCGTATAAATGGGCTGGTCTTGAGCTAATTTCTGTTTTGCCGCATCATCAAAGTGATCCACGTGCAAATGTGTGAGTAAAACAGCATCTGGGTGAAGCATGCTGTCTAAATCAATGTTCACAGGCAGATCAACAATAGGGTTGTTCAAATGTTGATTGGCTGTGTGAGGAAACGGTGGATATGTTCCTTTTGCTGCCAAAAAGGGATCAATGAAGAAAGTTACCTGACCATAGTCAAGGTATAAAGTTGCATTTCGAATGAGCGTGATTTTCATGAAAAGGCCTCCTTTTTTTCTGATTAAGTTTACAGTATATTAAAAGAGTTCTATGTGACAGAGGGGAATGAAAGTCTTTCAGCAGAAGGACTTGATTTTTGAAAGAGGTGAGCCAATGTTAGACCAAACCGATTTGGATATATTAAAAGAGCTCTCAAAAAACAGTCGATTAACCATGAAAGCGTTAGGTGAAAAAGTTCATTTAACGGGTCAAG
Coding sequences:
- a CDS encoding MBL fold metallo-hydrolase, which encodes MKITLIRNATLYLDYGQVTFFIDPFLAAKGTYPPFPHTANQHLNNPIVDLPVNIDLDSMLHPDAVLLTHLHVDHFDDAAKQKLAQDQPIYTQSEKDRKEVEEAGFQHVTCIEDEIDIRGVHIQRTGGQHGTGDIAKQMGQVSGFVFSHPDEPTLYIAGDTIWCDEPREVVHTFKPDVIVVNSGAAQFLEGDPITMTKKDILDVHRAQPQAQIVACHLEAVNHCLLTRPSLEAYIQEHHADQTISVPQDGESLTFSKES